The Synchiropus splendidus isolate RoL2022-P1 chromosome 8, RoL_Sspl_1.0, whole genome shotgun sequence genome has a window encoding:
- the nudcd3 gene encoding nudC domain-containing protein 3, with protein MSSPPQYEMYDTALLGILQHVGNIQDFLHVYFGFLYRKTDFYRLLSSPDDKMGFPPGVAEKMVLKVFKSFERMSELERERRLSQQHRLAEAPPPAVQELEVQSEPEASESSVEPAVPSEPATDHSQCEAAPAPPEEAAAAGSSDQTRYQAEPESYNGAVRENYCWSQDYTDVEVRVLVPKSVVRGRQVSVSLQPGSVRVCVQDGDQDRTLMEGDFTHRINTEDSLWSLEPGKCVVLSLNKTSEVWWNAVLKGEDEIDVNQINRERSMETVDEEEHAVLDRLNFDYAQKMQGKPQSHEMKVHEMLKKGWDAEGSPFKGQQFDPSMFDIPPGAVQF; from the exons ATGTCGTCGCCGCCGCAGTACGAGATGTACGACACAGCGCTGCTCGGCATCCTGCAGCACGTCGGCAACATCCAGGACTTCCTCCACGTCTACTTTGGCTTCTTGTACCGAAAGACGGACTTCTACCGGCTGCTGTCGAGTCCCGACGACAAGATGGGCTTCCCCCCCGGAGTGGCGGAGAAGATGGTCCTGAAG GTGTTCAAGTCGTTTGAGAGGATGTCGGAACTAGAACGAGAGCGCCGCCTCAgtcagcagcacagactggcAGAAGCCCCTCCGCCGGCAGTCCAGGAGCTGGAGGTCCAGTCAGAACCCGAGGCATCAGAGTCCAGTGTCGAGCCAGCTGTCCCGTCAGAACCCGCCACTGACCATTCTCAGTGTGAGGCGGCGCCAGCACCACCAGAGGAGGCGGCTGCTGCGGGCAGTTCAGA CCAGACCAGGTACCAGGCAGAGCCAGAGAGCTACAACGGTGCGGTGCGAGAGAACTACTGCTGGTCACAGGACTACACTGACGTGGAGGTCCGGGTGCTCGTGCCCAAGTCTGTGGTGAGGGGTCGCCAGGTCAGCGTGAGCCTGCAGCCCGGCAGCGTGCGCGTGTGCGTGCAGGACGGAGACCAGGATCGAACACTGATGGAGGGTGACTTCACTCACCGGATCAACACCGAGGACTCGCTGTGGAGTCTGGAGCCGGGAAAGTGCGTGGTG CTGTCTCTCAACAAGACTTCGGAGGTGTGGTGGAACGCCGTGCTGAAGGGTGAGGACGAGATCGACGTCAACCAGATCAACCGCGAGCGCTCCATGGAGACGGTGGACGAGGAGGAACACGCCGTGCTGGACCGCCTCAACTTTGACTACGCCCAGAAGATGCAGGGGAAGCCACAAAGCCATGAGATG AAGGTCCACGAGATGCTGAAGAAGGGCTGGGACGCCGAGGGCTCGCCGTTCAAAGGGCAGCAGTTTGACCCATCCATGTTTGACATCCCGCCTGGCGCTGTGCAGTTCTGA
- the polm gene encoding DNA-directed DNA/RNA polymerase mu isoform X1, with protein MVPLKRRKRSCGTDSTGSGSGTEVKFPEVVVFLLERKMGRSRRDFLSGLARTKGLRVDDKFSDDVTHLVSENNSAEDVTAWLHLQGGAADQTSLWILDVSWLTDSVREGGPIQIQERHRLQVDLQGCASFVVPAYACQRLTPVDHQNRRLTDSLVLLAENAELNQDEGRAVAFRRAAAVLKVLPAEVTCAKYLRGLPGVGEHSLRVIKEVLESGKSSEVEKTRASEQFRALKLLTGIFGVGPKTADRWFRAGIHDLEQLQASGEVLNRAQRAGLLYYQDLNHPVSREEADAVEAIVQEAVLTVCPGAQVTMAGGFRRGKQSGHDVDFLVTHPEEGEEEGLLDRALVWLESKGFLLYHKTSKNSYLESAAGPAQSSTSMDHFERCFSILKLDLRPEPQSASAWLNPWRAVRVDLVVSPASQFAFALLGWTGSKLFERELRRWAARERSMSLSSHALYCHTQVQHAAMIRNQMQSGALELCSLLPQRKHLHAATEQEIFSHLSLDFVPPTERNA; from the exons ATGGTCCCGTTGAAGAGACGTAAACGATCATGTGGTACCGACAGTACCGGGTCGGGAAGTGGGACGGAGGTGAAGTTCCCGGAGGTGGTGGTCTTCCTGCTAGAGAGGAAGATGGGTCGGAGTCGGAGAGACTTCCTCTCTGGACTGGCGAGGACCAAAGGACTGCGAGTGGACGACAAGTTCAG CGATGACGTCACTCACTTAGTCTCTGAAAACAACTCTGCGGAAGACGTCACAGCGTGGCTCCACCTGCAGGGCGGCGCTGCAGACCAGACAAGCCTTTGGATTCTGGACGTCAGCTGGCTGACTGAcagtgtgagggagggaggtCCGATCCAGATCCAGGAGCGACACAGACTCCAG GTGGACTTGCAGGGCTGTGCCTCCTTCGTGGTTCCTGCTTACGCTTGTCAGAGACTGACCCCTGTGGACCATCAGAACCGACGTCTGACA gATTCTCTCGTGCTGCTGGCTGAAAACGCCGAGCTGAACCAGGATGAAGGTCGGGCTGTTGCATTCCGAAGAGCTGCTGCCGTGTTGAAGGTTCTTCCTGCTGAAGTGACTTGTGCGAAGTACCTCCGAGGACTTCCTGGCGTTGGAGAACATTCCCTGAGGGTCATCAAG GAGGTGCTGGAGAGTGGGAAGTCCAGTGAAGTTGAAAAAACTAGGGCCTCTGAGCAATTCAGAGCCTTGAAG CTGTTGACAGGGATTTTTGGGGTGGGCCCGAAGACGGCGGATCGTTGGTTCCGGGCTGGAATTCATGATCTCGAACAGCTGCAGGCGTCGGGAGAGGTTCTGAACCGAGCGCAGCGGGCAG GTCTGCTCTACTACCAGGACCTGAACCACCCTGTCAGCAGAGAGGAGGCGGATGCTGTGGAGGCGATTGTGCAGGAGGCGGTCCTGACTGTGTGCCCGGGGGCCCAGGTCACCATGGCGGGAGGATTCCGGAG AGGAAAGCAGTCGGGTCATGACGTGGACTTCCTGGTCACTCAccctgaggagggtgaggaggaggggcTGCTGGACCGGGCGCTGGTCTGGCTGGAGTCTAAG GGCTTCCTGCTGTACCACAAGACCAGCAAAAACTCCTACCTGGAGTCTGCAGCTGGCCCAGCCCAATCCTCCACCAGCATGGACCACTTTGAGAGGTGTTTCTCCATCCTCAAGCTGGACCTGCGCCCAGAGCCCCAGTCGGCTTCTGCCTGGCTCAACCCGTGGAGAGCGGTCAGAGTGGACTTGGTGGTCTCACCGGCCAGCCAGTTCGCCTTCGCTCTGCTGGGCTGGaccgggtcaaag CTTTTTGAGCGAGAACTGCGGCGGTGGGCTGCACGGGAGAGGAGCATGTCGCTGAGCAGCCACGCCCTCTACTGCCACACACAGGTACAGCATGCTGCTATGATCCGGAACCAGATGCAGAGTGGTGCCCTTGAACTCTGCTCTCTGTTGCCTCAGAGGAAGCACCTGCATGCTGCCACAGAGCAGGAGATCTTCTCTCACCTGTCGCTGGACTTTGTGCCCCCGACTGAGAGGAACGCCTGA
- the mrps24 gene encoding 28S ribosomal protein S24, mitochondrial — protein sequence MAASLWCGLARSAVCSSSPLLLTGTRTLHVTAACLKNRAARIRVGKGDRPLTYEQAHKPHHIGHRKGWLSQHTSNLRSEDGAADRTVEDMFIRRFIAGTFHNCLANEVVIKRRGNMLLVCVLMQQKLRAQKVYFLIGYTETLLSHFYKCPVKLEVQTVHSPPVYKYL from the exons ATGGCGGCGTCCTTGTGGTGCGGACTGGCG AGGTCTGCGGTGTGTTCCAgttcccccctcctcctcactggtaCCAGAACTCTACATGTCACGGCGGCCTGCTTGAAG AACCGAGCGGCCCGTATCCGGGTGGGTAAGGGAGACCGACCTCTGACCTACGAGCAGGCGCACAAACCTCACCACATCGGCCACAGGAAGGGCTGGCTGTCGCAGCACACCA GTAACCTGCGCTCTGAGGACGGGGCGGCGGACCGCACGGTGGAGGACATGTTCATCCGTCGCTTCATTGCTGGGACATTCCACAACTGTCTGGCCAACGAGGTGGTGATCAAGCGCCGCGGAAACATGCTGCTGGTCTGCGTGCTGATGCAGCAGAAGCTGCGCGCTCAGAAGGTCTACTTCCTGATCGGATACACGGAGACTCTGCTGTCGCACTTCTACAAGTGTCCTGTCAAGCTGGAGGTCCAGACGGTGCATAGCCCACCGGTGTACAAGTACCTCTGA
- the LOC128763980 gene encoding calcium/calmodulin-dependent protein kinase type II subunit beta-like: MSGQTSAHKQEIIKLTEQLIEAINNGDFESYVKICDPGLTSFEPDGQGNLVEGMDFHRFYFDNLGSRSSPPVHTTILNPHVHMLGEDAACIAYVRLTQFVDAQGRPRSSQSEETRVWHRRDARWQNVHFHCSGVAAAPLQG; this comes from the exons ATGAGTGGCCAGACGAGCG ctcATAAACAGGAGATCATCAAACTGACTGAGCAGCTGATCGAGGCCATCAACAATGGAGACTTTGAATCCTATGT GAAGATCTGCGACCCCGGCCTGACCTCGTTTGAGCCGGACGGCCAGGGGAACCTGGTGGAGGGGATGGACTTCCACAGATTCTACTTTGACAACC TGGGATCCCGGAGCAGCCCGCCGGTCCACACCACCATCCTCAACCCGCACGTACACATGCTGGGCGAGGACGCCGCCTGCATCGCCTACGTCCGCCTCACACAGTTCGTGGACGCGCAGGGTCGGCCCCGCTCCAGTCAATCGGAGGAGACGCGCGTGTGGCACCGCCGCGACGCCCGCTGGCAGAACGTCCACTTCCACTGCTCCGGGGTGGCTGCTGCCCCCCTGCAGGGCTGA
- the purbb gene encoding transcriptional activator protein Pur-beta gives MADGDSGSERGGFQNLQRDQDTQELASKRLDIQNKRFYLDVKQNSKGRFIKIAEVGAGGSKSRLTLSLSVAAEFRDYLGDFIEHYAQLGPSSPEQLAQASAGEDGGPRRALKSEFLVRENRKYYLDLKENQRGRFLRIRQTVNRGPGFGVGGPAGGVLSGQTIALPAQGLIEFRDALAKLIDDYGGDDDELAGGVFGAAAGFGELPEGTSITVDSKRFFFDVGSNKYGVFMRVSEVKPSYRNSITVPLKAWAKFGGAFCRYAEEMHDIQERLRDKSYERRDESEGDDGDDD, from the coding sequence ATGGCGGACGGAGACAGCGGGAGTGAGCGCGGCGGCTTCCAGAACCTCCAGCGGGACCAGGACACCCAGGAGCTGGCGTCCAAACGGCTCGACATCCAGAACAAGCGCTTCTACCTGGACGTCAAGCAGAACAGCAAAGGGCGCTTCATAAAGATCGCGGAGGTCGGGGCCGGCGGCTCCAAGAGTCGCCTGACGCTCTCGTTGTCGGTAGCGGCGGAGTTCCGGGACTATCTCGGGGACTTCATCGAGCACTACGCCCAGCTGGGGCCCAGCAGCCCCGAGCAGCTCGCGCAGGCGTCCGCAGGGGAGGACGGCGGACCGCGGCGCGCACTCAAGAGCGAGTTCCTGGTCCGGGAGAACCGCAAGTACTACCTGGACTTGAAGGAGAACCAGAGGGGGAGGTTCTTGCGGATCCGACAGACCGTCAACCGCGGCCCGGGCTTCGGAGTCGGGGGACCCGCGGGCGGCGTGCTGTCCGGCCAGACCATCGCGCTGCCGGCTCAGGGCCTGATCGAGTTCCGGGACGCGCTGGCCAAACTCATCGACGACTACGGCGGCGACGACGACGAGCTGGCGGGCGGAGTGTTCGGGGCTGCCGCGGGCTTCGGTGAGCTGCCCGAGGGCACCTCCATCACCGTGGACTCTAAACGCTTCTTCTTCGACGTGGGCTCCAACAAGTACGGCGTGTTCATGCGCGTGAGCGAGGTGAAGCCCAGCTACAGGAACTCCATCACGGTGCCGCTCAAGGCCTGGGCCAAGTTCGGAGGCGCCTTCTGCAGGTACGCGGAGGAGATGCACGACATCCAGGAGCGCCTCCGGGACAAGAGCTACGAGCGCCGGGACGAGTCCGAGGGCGACGACGGGGACGACGACTGA
- the ved gene encoding ventrally expressed dharma/bozozok antagonist isoform X1, with the protein MRGRFSIEWMAQSSQRTGPGQAESGLTGSAQCESDHWTGPAACGTHSESLPGFYCRSRIEGELDKPGPCSTTQHQYMEPLQNQNNKMAGSEVGFSSGTEEETSGYESEGGRSRTPVLTQTDHSATSPETPPTGRRPRTAFTAEQINSLESAFKRNAYLGTQDKAELCRTLNLSDKQIRNWFQNRRMKLKRMVQDALAHACQANAASHYMQAYRTAPYPRYHAAAPLPEGPAPYVHPHSLQFGSPMPLDSFYQYSSLPGMVLPTAAPPVAGSFPTYPSYY; encoded by the exons ATGAGGGGACGCTTCTCCATCGAGTGGATGGCCCAGAGCAGCCAGCGGACTGGGCCAGGACAGGCCGAATCTGGACTAACCGGATCAGCACAGTGTGAATCGGATCACTGGACTGGACCTGCCGCCTGTGGGACGCATTCAGAGAGCCTCCCTGGTTTTTACTGCAGATCCAGGATCGAGGGGGAATTAGACAAGCCTGGACCCTGCAGCACGACTCAGCACCAGTACATGGAGCCACTGCAGAACCAGAACAACAAGATGG CAGGCTCCGAGGTGGGGTTCAGCAGcgggacagaggaggagacttCAGGGTATGAGAGCGAGGGTGGGAGGTCGAGAACGCCAGTCTTGACCCAGACAGACCACAGCGCCACTTCGCCAGAGACGCCCCCTACAGGCAGGAGGCCTCGAACAGCATTCACAGCAGAGCAGATCAACAGTCTGGAGTCAGCCTTCAAGAGAAACGCGTACCTGGGCACGCAGGACAAGGCTGAGCTGTGCCGGACCCTCAACCTCTCGGACAAGCAG ATCAGGAactggttccagaaccggaGAATGAAGCTGAAGAGGATGGTCCAGGATGCGTTGGCTCACGCCTGCCAGGCCAATGCCGCCTCTCATTATATGCAGGCTTATCGCACCGCACCGTACCCACGATACCATGCTGCTGCGCCGCTACCTGAGGGGCCGGCGCCGTACGTCCACCCGCACTCACTGCAGTTTGGATCCCCGATGCCCCTCGACTCCTTCTACCAGTACAGCAGCCTGCCTGGCATGGTACTGCCCACTGCAGCGCCACCTGTGGCGGGTTCCTTCCCGACCTACCCATCGTACTACTGA
- the ved gene encoding ventrally expressed dharma/bozozok antagonist isoform X2, giving the protein MRGRFSIEWMAQSSQRTGPGQAESGLTGSAQCESDHWTGPAACGTHSESLPGFYCRSRIEGELDKPGPCSTTQHQYMEPLQNQNNKMGSEVGFSSGTEEETSGYESEGGRSRTPVLTQTDHSATSPETPPTGRRPRTAFTAEQINSLESAFKRNAYLGTQDKAELCRTLNLSDKQIRNWFQNRRMKLKRMVQDALAHACQANAASHYMQAYRTAPYPRYHAAAPLPEGPAPYVHPHSLQFGSPMPLDSFYQYSSLPGMVLPTAAPPVAGSFPTYPSYY; this is encoded by the exons ATGAGGGGACGCTTCTCCATCGAGTGGATGGCCCAGAGCAGCCAGCGGACTGGGCCAGGACAGGCCGAATCTGGACTAACCGGATCAGCACAGTGTGAATCGGATCACTGGACTGGACCTGCCGCCTGTGGGACGCATTCAGAGAGCCTCCCTGGTTTTTACTGCAGATCCAGGATCGAGGGGGAATTAGACAAGCCTGGACCCTGCAGCACGACTCAGCACCAGTACATGGAGCCACTGCAGAACCAGAACAACAAGATGG GCTCCGAGGTGGGGTTCAGCAGcgggacagaggaggagacttCAGGGTATGAGAGCGAGGGTGGGAGGTCGAGAACGCCAGTCTTGACCCAGACAGACCACAGCGCCACTTCGCCAGAGACGCCCCCTACAGGCAGGAGGCCTCGAACAGCATTCACAGCAGAGCAGATCAACAGTCTGGAGTCAGCCTTCAAGAGAAACGCGTACCTGGGCACGCAGGACAAGGCTGAGCTGTGCCGGACCCTCAACCTCTCGGACAAGCAG ATCAGGAactggttccagaaccggaGAATGAAGCTGAAGAGGATGGTCCAGGATGCGTTGGCTCACGCCTGCCAGGCCAATGCCGCCTCTCATTATATGCAGGCTTATCGCACCGCACCGTACCCACGATACCATGCTGCTGCGCCGCTACCTGAGGGGCCGGCGCCGTACGTCCACCCGCACTCACTGCAGTTTGGATCCCCGATGCCCCTCGACTCCTTCTACCAGTACAGCAGCCTGCCTGGCATGGTACTGCCCACTGCAGCGCCACCTGTGGCGGGTTCCTTCCCGACCTACCCATCGTACTACTGA
- the polm gene encoding DNA-directed DNA/RNA polymerase mu isoform X2 has translation MVPLKRRKRSCGTDSTGSGSGTEVKFPEVVVFLLERKMGRSRRDFLSGLARTKGLRVDDKFSDDVTHLVSENNSAEDVTAWLHLQGGAADQTSLWILDVSWLTDSVREGGPIQIQERHRLQVDLQGCASFVVPAYACQRLTPVDHQNRRLTDSLVLLAENAELNQDEGRAVAFRRAAAVLKVLPAEVTCAKYLRGLPGVGEHSLRVIKEVLESGKSSEVEKTRASEQFRALKLLTGIFGVGPKTADRWFRAGIHDLEQLQASGEVLNRAQRAGLLYYQDLNHPVSREEADAVEAIVQEAVLTVCPGAQVTMAGGFRRGKQSGHDVDFLVTHPEEGEEEGLLDRALVWLESKGFLLYHKTSKNSYLESAAGPAQSSTSMDHFERCFSILKLDLRPEPQSASAWLNPWRAVRVDLVVSPASQFAFALLGWTGSKLFERELRRWAARERSMSLSSHALYCHTQRKHLHAATEQEIFSHLSLDFVPPTERNA, from the exons ATGGTCCCGTTGAAGAGACGTAAACGATCATGTGGTACCGACAGTACCGGGTCGGGAAGTGGGACGGAGGTGAAGTTCCCGGAGGTGGTGGTCTTCCTGCTAGAGAGGAAGATGGGTCGGAGTCGGAGAGACTTCCTCTCTGGACTGGCGAGGACCAAAGGACTGCGAGTGGACGACAAGTTCAG CGATGACGTCACTCACTTAGTCTCTGAAAACAACTCTGCGGAAGACGTCACAGCGTGGCTCCACCTGCAGGGCGGCGCTGCAGACCAGACAAGCCTTTGGATTCTGGACGTCAGCTGGCTGACTGAcagtgtgagggagggaggtCCGATCCAGATCCAGGAGCGACACAGACTCCAG GTGGACTTGCAGGGCTGTGCCTCCTTCGTGGTTCCTGCTTACGCTTGTCAGAGACTGACCCCTGTGGACCATCAGAACCGACGTCTGACA gATTCTCTCGTGCTGCTGGCTGAAAACGCCGAGCTGAACCAGGATGAAGGTCGGGCTGTTGCATTCCGAAGAGCTGCTGCCGTGTTGAAGGTTCTTCCTGCTGAAGTGACTTGTGCGAAGTACCTCCGAGGACTTCCTGGCGTTGGAGAACATTCCCTGAGGGTCATCAAG GAGGTGCTGGAGAGTGGGAAGTCCAGTGAAGTTGAAAAAACTAGGGCCTCTGAGCAATTCAGAGCCTTGAAG CTGTTGACAGGGATTTTTGGGGTGGGCCCGAAGACGGCGGATCGTTGGTTCCGGGCTGGAATTCATGATCTCGAACAGCTGCAGGCGTCGGGAGAGGTTCTGAACCGAGCGCAGCGGGCAG GTCTGCTCTACTACCAGGACCTGAACCACCCTGTCAGCAGAGAGGAGGCGGATGCTGTGGAGGCGATTGTGCAGGAGGCGGTCCTGACTGTGTGCCCGGGGGCCCAGGTCACCATGGCGGGAGGATTCCGGAG AGGAAAGCAGTCGGGTCATGACGTGGACTTCCTGGTCACTCAccctgaggagggtgaggaggaggggcTGCTGGACCGGGCGCTGGTCTGGCTGGAGTCTAAG GGCTTCCTGCTGTACCACAAGACCAGCAAAAACTCCTACCTGGAGTCTGCAGCTGGCCCAGCCCAATCCTCCACCAGCATGGACCACTTTGAGAGGTGTTTCTCCATCCTCAAGCTGGACCTGCGCCCAGAGCCCCAGTCGGCTTCTGCCTGGCTCAACCCGTGGAGAGCGGTCAGAGTGGACTTGGTGGTCTCACCGGCCAGCCAGTTCGCCTTCGCTCTGCTGGGCTGGaccgggtcaaag CTTTTTGAGCGAGAACTGCGGCGGTGGGCTGCACGGGAGAGGAGCATGTCGCTGAGCAGCCACGCCCTCTACTGCCACACACAG AGGAAGCACCTGCATGCTGCCACAGAGCAGGAGATCTTCTCTCACCTGTCGCTGGACTTTGTGCCCCCGACTGAGAGGAACGCCTGA